The Poseidonibacter lekithochrous region GCAATATATAAACCTAAACCTGAACCTTCATTTTTATTTTTTGTTGTATAATAAGCGTTAAATACTTCATCTTTAACGCTTTCTTTTATTCCTCCAGCATTATCACTAATGTGTATTTTAATTGTCTTTTCATCACTAAATAAATTAATATTTATTATCGGGTTTTCAATTTTTCTTTCAATTAATACATCTTTTGCATTATTAATTATAATCAATAATGTTTGAGCAATATCACCTTTATTACCTTTTATAAATAGCTCTTTTTCAATATGGTGTTTAATACATATATTCTGATTTTCAAATGTCTTTTGAACAATAGAGATGGAATTTAAAAGAATTTTATTTAAAAGAAATACTTCTTCTTTTTTATCAGTAGAAAAAAGATTTTTAAAATCATCTATTGTTGAAGACATATAGTTTGTAGTATTTTCTATATGTAATAATTCTTTATCTAATTCTTGTGCATCCATATTTTTATTATTCTTGTATGTAATATCTTCAATAGCCATAACAGAGGCATTAATTTGAGATAAAGGCTGTCTCCATTGATGAGAAATAAAATCAATAGTTTCACTCATAATATTTATTTTTATAGATTGAACTTTTGTTGCATTTATGGCATCTTCTTTATCTTTATATACTTGTCTCATTTTGTATGTTAAAAGAATTGAAAATAAAATAGCTTCAATAGCACTTCCAATCATATTTCCATAGAATGTAATTTCAGTATATGGAAGTTTGGCTCTAAAAAAACTAATTGTAACTATTACACCTATAAAATTTGCACTAAATGCTAACAAAAAAAGTCCACTTAAAGGTAGCTTTTTAAAATAAATAATTAAACCTATGATAAAAATTGTAAATAAATTTGCAATATAAATAAAAGCTAAGTAACCAGTAACTTTAAATTTTAATTCGTATAAACCTACTCTTCCTAAAACTTCATATACTAAAGCAATAAGTAATATGAAAACAAAAACATTTAATATTCTATTATAGTTTTTAAATTGTAAAGTATCTTTATATACTGATTGAAAAAATAGAGTTGTAAACATAGGTAGAAAAACCATAAGAACATTTACAAATGCCCCAATACTAAATAAATCAAAATAGTATGCATATCCTCCATAAACATAAAAACTCCATGTTGCCATTGTTGTAACCAATAATGTATAGTATATATATTCTTTATTTGGAGTGAAAAGATATAAGAATAAATAGTATATTCCTAAGGCTAATAAAATTCCAGTTAATATTACTAGAATAGCCGAAGACTTAGCGGCCTTTGCCATTACTTCAATTAAACTTCCATTATTTATTTCATAATATATATTTGATCCGGCTGTCATATAAATATAAACTTCTATCTTTTCATTTGGAGAAATTTCATTGTTGTAAAGTAAAATATTTCCAATACGATGTTTAACATCTGGATTTTTATATTTATTAAATGAAATATTTTGTTTTACTACTTTATTATTCTTAATTGTAAAAAAATGAACATCTTTCATAATATGAATATTTCTTAAGGAAAGATAGTTATCTTCTATTTTATTTGTTTTGTTAGTTATATTAACTTTTAGCCATAAAAACTTCTTTTTCCCAAATGTTTCTTTTCTTGAAGTTGGTAGAAACTCTTTGTCTAAAACTTGACTTATATCTTTATAATGAGTTTTATCGTCAAAAAATGAAACTTTATATTCTGCATGTAGCG contains the following coding sequences:
- a CDS encoding sensor histidine kinase, with the protein product MKRPTIKTFKVNKHFLFLILFFIFYTSLHAEYKVSFFDDKTHYKDISQVLDKEFLPTSRKETFGKKKFLWLKVNITNKTNKIEDNYLSLRNIHIMKDVHFFTIKNNKVVKQNISFNKYKNPDVKHRIGNILLYNNEISPNEKIEVYIYMTAGSNIYYEINNGSLIEVMAKAAKSSAILVILTGILLALGIYYLFLYLFTPNKEYIYYTLLVTTMATWSFYVYGGYAYYFDLFSIGAFVNVLMVFLPMFTTLFFQSVYKDTLQFKNYNRILNVFVFILLIALVYEVLGRVGLYELKFKVTGYLAFIYIANLFTIFIIGLIIYFKKLPLSGLFLLAFSANFIGVIVTISFFRAKLPYTEITFYGNMIGSAIEAILFSILLTYKMRQVYKDKEDAINATKVQSIKINIMSETIDFISHQWRQPLSQINASVMAIEDITYKNNKNMDAQELDKELLHIENTTNYMSSTIDDFKNLFSTDKKEEVFLLNKILLNSISIVQKTFENQNICIKHHIEKELFIKGNKGDIAQTLLIIINNAKDVLIERKIENPIININLFSDEKTIKIHISDNAGGIKESVKDEVFNAYYTTKNKNEGSGLGLYIAKMIIENKMNGSLYIDNIENGSCFCIELQKENING